From Acidianus brierleyi:
TCTAATTCATCTTCAGTAAGCTTCGGATAATTATCCATTAGTATATATTTGTCATCTGAAAAAACAGATTTCCTTATCTCCACTTCTAATTTATCCAATATCTTTATTACTTCGGAATTTTTTACTTTATTCTTAGCTAATTGTATTATGTTTTGATTTAATTTCCTCTCCTGTAGATCGTTTAAATAATCTAAATTATGCGCTTCATCAATAATTACTGCAAAATCTTCAATGTTTATATCTAAAGACTCTCTTAAATAAGGAAGAAAAAGGTAGGGATAAGTTATAAGTACTAGATCTGAATCTTCTATACTTCCTAGTAAAGAATAATATGGGCAATACCCTTTTTCCACTCCGTCTTTCTTGATTTTTTTAATAAAAGCAAAGGGTGACTCATCTACAGTAATTTTAGCAGAGTTATATATCTCACATGACGAGCACTTTATATCTTCTGGATCCACATCACCAGAAACAAAAGGGCATGCTGAACTTTTCCCTATGATAAAAGAATATGTTTTATTAAGCTTTCTTATTTCTCTATACACTGGATAAAATTCATTATGTGTCCTAACAACATAAAGAACCTTAGGTTTAACTTGAAAAGAAACTAAAATAGAAAATAGTGTTTTTCCACTCCCTGTAGGAGCTTGTAAAGATACTAAAAATCCATTTTTTAAGTATTCTGTTACTTTATCCTTAAGAAAGGACTGCCAGTATCTTAAATCCACTCTTCTGTCTTTACAACAATTTCGTCTAACATAATATATTTTACGAACGATTTTTCTGAGAGCTTAGTAACATCCTTAGCTTTACCTTTAACTTTTATAGTCTGCATAAAATTATAGACTTTTTCGACCTTAACTAACTGTGATACGTCGTTAATTATATCTTCTGAAGGAGGAACGTCAAGAACTATAGTTGCTTTTATTTCTGTACTTGGAGAGCTATCAGATATCTCTACTATTCTATAATCAACTTTTGACCTCATAAGTTCTCTAACATTAGACATTTTACATTACACCTCTAAGTCTATAATATAGAGTTTTAACATTATAAAACATTTCTTATAATGGCTGATTATGTAGTCTAACATATATAAGTAACTTATTAACTAACTTATAATAATGACTCAAATAACTGAAGCTAAAAGTGGTAATGTTACAGAAGAGATGAAAATAGTAGCAAAAGAAGAAAATGAGGATCCAAATAAAATAAGAGATAGAATAGCTAAAGGTAAAATAGTAATACTGAAAAACAAGATTAGGAGCTTAGAAAAATATACTGGAGTTGGAGAAGGGTTAATAACTAAAGTTAATGTAAATATTGGGGCTTCCACTGATCATTATAATATAGAGGAAGAGATGGAAAAAATAGAAATAGCAAACAAATTTGGGGCGGACTCACTTATGGACCTAACTGATGGAGGAGATATAGACTATATTAGAAAACTAGTTTTACAAAGAGCTAAAATGCCAGTTGGTACAGTACCCATATATCAATTATACTATGAAATGGTTACAAAAAGAAAATATGTTATAGACTTTACAGAAGATGATTTCTTTAATGTAATTGAAAAACATTTTAAAGACGGAGTAGATTTTGTAACATTACATACTGGTGTAACCTTGGATTTAGCTAAAAAAGCTGCTGAAATGAAAAGAACTGCTGGTATAGTCAGCAGAGGAGGAACAATTTTAGCTGCTTGGGAAATATATAATGAAAAAGAAAATCCTCTCTATGCTAATTTCGACTATTTATTAGAATTGGCAAAAGAATACGATGTTACATTAAGTTTAGGAGATGCTTTAAGACCAGGTGGAATTGATGATGCACATGATGAACTGCATGTAGGAGAATTAATTGTGAATTCAAGATTAGCTAGAAAAGCAATAGAAAATGGTATACAAGTTATGATTGAAGGACCTGGACATATGCCTTTAGATCAAATAGAAATGGACATAAAATTGGAGAAACAATTAAGCGGTGGTGTTCCTTATTACGTACTAGGCATTTTACCTACAGATATAGCAGCAGGATATGATCATATTGCAGGAGCAATAGGAGGAGCAATAGCAGCTATGAATGGTGCAGATATGTTATGTTACTTAACACCCGCAGAGCATCTATCTTTACCTAATCCAGAACAAGTAAAAGAAGGATTAATAGCTTTTAAAATAGCAGCACATGCTGGAGACATAATAAAAGTTGGAGAAAAAGTAAAGAATAAAGACACTGAAATGAGTAAAGCTAGATCCAG
This genomic window contains:
- the thiC gene encoding phosphomethylpyrimidine synthase ThiC, producing the protein MTQITEAKSGNVTEEMKIVAKEENEDPNKIRDRIAKGKIVILKNKIRSLEKYTGVGEGLITKVNVNIGASTDHYNIEEEMEKIEIANKFGADSLMDLTDGGDIDYIRKLVLQRAKMPVGTVPIYQLYYEMVTKRKYVIDFTEDDFFNVIEKHFKDGVDFVTLHTGVTLDLAKKAAEMKRTAGIVSRGGTILAAWEIYNEKENPLYANFDYLLELAKEYDVTLSLGDALRPGGIDDAHDELHVGELIVNSRLARKAIENGIQVMIEGPGHMPLDQIEMDIKLEKQLSGGVPYYVLGILPTDIAAGYDHIAGAIGGAIAAMNGADMLCYLTPAEHLSLPNPEQVKEGLIAFKIAAHAGDIIKVGEKVKNKDTEMSKARSRLNWKRMFDLTFDQDNAIKIYLQYKNFAGGSCTMCGDLCVYLVLPRALNKKKYDKDKKTRS